attttcttaaattgttaACAAACGAAAAAGACACTTTCATGCAAGAATACCTTTCTGCAATACTCGCAAAGGTGTCCGAAGATCCATGTGGTAATGGTCTTTTAGCAAAACATGGCTCAAAGGTGAACTTATTTTTTGAAGGATTACAATCACCAGACCCGGACgtaaagaaacattatttcgaGATTCTGCATAATATAATGCAGGATCCTGTAGCTGCGCGTGAAATTTCGAGAAGCGAGGTTCATTGCATATTATACGATGCTAATGAAGAATTTGATCAATTCATAATTGATTAATCAATTCATAATTTCCATTATCTTTAGAAATTTAGTTTCCCTTTGTTGTATCAACATTTTGAATCGAAATATCCAGAGATTCAAAATCTCGCGCTAAATGTAGTTGCCGATGTCATTAGTAGAAACAAAGATAAAGATACacaatctttatttcttaaaacaaaCGGAGTTAAAGTACTactagattttttaaaagtaaactatattttatgtAGACAATTATATTCTCTGTAAGCACATTATTTTAagcacatttaattttatttattaatgttaattgttATTCAGAATGATGAGTGGAATGATTTGCACATTAAAGCTCTAGAAATATTACGTTTTGCAACCGAGAATCCAGTTATCGTAGATGAACTTATTGACAGCGAAAGTATTCCGCagatattaaattacataaaatgtgcAAAAGATCCGACATTTGCAGAAGCGCTCAGAATTGTTGTGCATGTCGCAAACACCTCCAGAGGaagaaaagtaattttgtataatataaaacgcACATAGAATGCaattcatttttctaaaattaataaagtattattataataaattgtatcatacatactttataattatattttaatagattttacatttctacaagattattgaatatttaatagaCACTTTACAACAATCGGTGCAATCTGATATTGTTGAAGCTTCTTGTTACATCATTGGAGAGATGACACTTTTTAGCCCTGCCGCAAGTGAACTCGCAAACGCGAAATCTGTTGGAACTATTTTAGGTTGCGTAGATAAGTAACGAAgaactttttgtaaaaagtgtAGTTGAGAAATATGATGCGTGTTtcagatttattgaaaaaagagGACTTAGAGTGGTCTGCTAGATACGCCGCAAGTTTTGCAATTAAGCGATTATTGATGAacgatattaaaaattgcattgtttttttaaacatccATGGAccagtaattttataaattacaactatattttataaagttttttaaacatataaatattttagaaatacttATTCACAATAGCTTCTAAATAGACCCTAAagtagaaattatataaaatatttctataaaattttcgaaaatataacaaatatttgattCGTCAAATTTGCATAACATGTGCGTTGTGCGTTTCTGTTACCtctaaatagataaataataataattttactttttttaaggaTTATCTATGGCAATTGTTAAAACACTTCGTAGAACAAGTACCCGTAGAAACTTGTATTGTTGCTCTTGAAGCTCTGCTTGCTATAGCACGACATCTTACACTCAGAGAaaccttaattaattttaaaactattgatacaatttgcttatttttagaggtaaaaaaataaatattgtattatcttataattaaaactttaaatgttGTATTCAATTTCAACTATTGGTTAATAGTCCAACTAAGATTATACTTTTAACGACATTTTGATGAAAAAGTCTCATTATgtcttaaaattctaataattttttatgtttacaaacaattttataaacaatattttaaggaaatttttaattgttataaaaaaaagtgtttaaaaagttttctgagacttaataacgttttttatcactattacattgttaaaaatataattaaatatagttaggtgttttattttttacttttaaaaaattttgacaaaggTATTTGgcttatttagatattttaagtacttttttttgtaaagtaaaCGTAAGTTTTGAAACAAATATGTATGtgtcttttaaatttaatttataagttgCACATAATATAgagacatttattattataacatcgATTTAACGATTACAGCATTCAAAAcacatttaaagtatttatataaaattttcaaattttcaaattgattaaaaagtatttatgttTTAGTCAACCCATCAATTTATCGACGAATTAAAAATCGCATGCTGCAATATGCTTTCTACACTATGCATAGAACAAAGTGGAAGACATTATTTTCTCAAAGTCAATGGACCTCGAAGAATGTTCACTCTTATTACTGATGCCTATTCAATTTTAGTAAGGAACGCTGCGTTACAGCTCGTGCATGTAATTTCTATGGATTTAATTGCTGCGAAGGCCTTCGTAGAAAACAACTACCTTTCATAGtaagtttaataatttcttctaaaaatttataacgctttttgagaaagagagaagatttttataataaggAATAAACAGCTTATATTTCCAAAGCAATCAAggcaaattaaaagttaaaaaacgagcaaactaacaataagatgtaAAACGTTTCAGAAATGTATAATGTTCTATATGCAACTATAACAAATGCTCATAGAACATCATTACTTAATTACATTTGACAATTTCGttgactatttttattaatctgaattcaaattataatatctaatttatttaattttaacattctcAGAATTTTGTTTAGAAGCTATAAAATCATACAGAAAATCattctaaaaaattctaaaatttatatagaagtttggacaaattatatgaattttgtGAAAACTCATTACCAGAAATATAATCACATATTTTGCAGTATGTTGAATAATCGTTCATTTTCAAGAGCAATTCCTTTATGGGACACATGCACTGAAATTCTTCTTAAATCGCATTTACCAATCAAATTTGCTCTTACGGGACGTTTATCTTTACACGATCTTACCCAGGATGGATTTTATGTCACAAGAACAAACGTCTGCCCGTATGTGAATTTTCGTtactacattgagaaaaaaattatttcagctAGACTAAATCATTTA
This genomic window from Solenopsis invicta isolate M01_SB chromosome 13, UNIL_Sinv_3.0, whole genome shotgun sequence contains:
- the LOC120359443 gene encoding uncharacterized protein LOC120359443, which codes for MQQDNLKNSEQDKRAASLKYSPFRVSEVKDAEAAVLLLQSTDKSTLLGIVEALSKYASTSKDNVKILFHFNAVNNVLPIIEHEDIFIRRFAGKLLAEMTVVPNVTNSLIESNCIEYFLKLLTNEKDTFMQEYLSAILAKVSEDPCGNGLLAKHGSKVNLFFEGLQSPDPDVKKHYFEILHNIMQDPVAAREISRSEKFSFPLLYQHFESKYPEIQNLALNVVADVISRNKDKDTQSLFLKTNGVKNDEWNDLHIKALEILRFATENPVIVDELIDSESIPQILNYIKCAKDPTFAEALRIVVHVANTSRGRKVILYNIKRT
- the LOC120359444 gene encoding uncharacterized protein LOC120359444, yielding HFYKIIEYLIDTLQQSVQSDIVEASCYIIGEMTLFSPAASELANAKSVGTILDLLKKEDLEWSARYAASFAIKRLLMNDIKNCIVFLNIHGPVIL